In Manis javanica isolate MJ-LG chromosome 18, MJ_LKY, whole genome shotgun sequence, the following proteins share a genomic window:
- the ARPIN gene encoding arpin isoform X2 — protein MSRIYQDGGLRSRPVRSARLPGAWDPAAHQRGNGVLLEGELVDVSRHSITDAHGRKERYHVLYIRPTRIHRRQFDPRGNEIEPNFSATRRVNTGFLMSSYKVEAKGDTDRLTPEALKGLVNKPELLALTGSLTPDQTVAFWMPESEMEALEFELGAGVRLKTRGDGPFLDSLAKLEAGAVTKCNFAGDGKMGSSWTDNILAQKSCEGADVKTREQGDGAEDEEWDD, from the exons ATGAGCCGCATCTACCAGGACGGCGGCCTCCGCAGCAGGCCGGTGCGCAGCGCGCGGCTGCCCGGGGCCTGGGACCCCGCCGCCCACCAGCG gggaAATGGCGTCCTGCTGGAGGGAGAACTGGTGGATGTTTCTCGGCACAGCATCACGGATGCCCACGGCAGGAAG GAGCGCTACCACGTGCTGTACATTCGGCCTACTCGCATCCATCGCCGTCAGTTTGACCCCAGGGGAAACGAAATCGAGCCCAACTTCAGCGCCACCAGGAGGGTGAACACAGGCTTCCTCATGTCATCCTACA AGGTGGAGGCCAAGGGGGACACGGACAGACTGACACCCGAGGCACTGAAGGGTCTGGTGAATAAGCCAGAACTGCTTGCGCTGACGGGGAGCCTCACCCCTGACCAGACAGTGGCCTTCTGGATGCCTGAGTCGGAGATGGAGGCACTGGAGTTCGAGCTGGGGGCCGGGGTGCGGCTGAAAACACGAGGCGACGGCCCCTTCCTGG ATTCATTAGCCAAACTTGAGGCTGGAGCAGTGACCAAGTGTAATTTTGCTGGTGATGGAAAGATGGGGTCATCCTGGACAGACAACATCCTGGCCCAGAAGTCTTGCGAAGGGGCGGACGTGAAGACCCGAGAGCAGGGAGACGGGGCAGAGGACGAGGAGTGG GATGACTGA
- the ARPIN gene encoding arpin isoform X3 gives MILGCHPRNSRGSCDSDAAAGPSWVSRPDMAPPHPALGTPRGTEAPGRRHRERAAQDPAFQGPSGGNGVLLEGELVDVSRHSITDAHGRKERYHVLYIRPTRIHRRQFDPRGNEIEPNFSATRRVNTGFLMSSYKVEAKGDTDRLTPEALKGLVNKPELLALTGSLTPDQTVAFWMPESEMEALEFELGAGVRLKTRGDGPFLDSLAKLEAGAVTKCNFAGDGKMGSSWTDNILAQKSCEGADVKTREQGDGAEDEEWDD, from the exons ATGATCTTAGGTTGTCATCCTAGAAACAGCAGAGGCTCTTGTGACAGTGACGCCGCAGCAGGGCCGAGCTGGGTCTCCCGGCCTGACATGGCTCCGCCTCACCCAGCCCTTGGGACCCCCAGGGGAACAGAGGCCCCAGGCAGGAGGCACAGAGAAAGGGCTGCCCAGGACCCGGCCTTCCAGGGACCCAGTGG gggaAATGGCGTCCTGCTGGAGGGAGAACTGGTGGATGTTTCTCGGCACAGCATCACGGATGCCCACGGCAGGAAG GAGCGCTACCACGTGCTGTACATTCGGCCTACTCGCATCCATCGCCGTCAGTTTGACCCCAGGGGAAACGAAATCGAGCCCAACTTCAGCGCCACCAGGAGGGTGAACACAGGCTTCCTCATGTCATCCTACA AGGTGGAGGCCAAGGGGGACACGGACAGACTGACACCCGAGGCACTGAAGGGTCTGGTGAATAAGCCAGAACTGCTTGCGCTGACGGGGAGCCTCACCCCTGACCAGACAGTGGCCTTCTGGATGCCTGAGTCGGAGATGGAGGCACTGGAGTTCGAGCTGGGGGCCGGGGTGCGGCTGAAAACACGAGGCGACGGCCCCTTCCTGG ATTCATTAGCCAAACTTGAGGCTGGAGCAGTGACCAAGTGTAATTTTGCTGGTGATGGAAAGATGGGGTCATCCTGGACAGACAACATCCTGGCCCAGAAGTCTTGCGAAGGGGCGGACGTGAAGACCCGAGAGCAGGGAGACGGGGCAGAGGACGAGGAGTGG GATGACTGA
- the ARPIN gene encoding arpin isoform X1 has protein sequence MAPPHPALGTPRGTEAPGRRHRERAAQDPAFQGPSGGNGVLLEGELVDVSRHSITDAHGRKERYHVLYIRPTRIHRRQFDPRGNEIEPNFSATRRVNTGFLMSSYKVEAKGDTDRLTPEALKGLVNKPELLALTGSLTPDQTVAFWMPESEMEALEFELGAGVRLKTRGDGPFLDSLAKLEAGAVTKCNFAGDGKMGSSWTDNILAQKSCEGADVKTREQGDGAEDEEWDD, from the exons ATGGCTCCGCCTCACCCAGCCCTTGGGACCCCCAGGGGAACAGAGGCCCCAGGCAGGAGGCACAGAGAAAGGGCTGCCCAGGACCCGGCCTTCCAGGGACCCAGTGG gggaAATGGCGTCCTGCTGGAGGGAGAACTGGTGGATGTTTCTCGGCACAGCATCACGGATGCCCACGGCAGGAAG GAGCGCTACCACGTGCTGTACATTCGGCCTACTCGCATCCATCGCCGTCAGTTTGACCCCAGGGGAAACGAAATCGAGCCCAACTTCAGCGCCACCAGGAGGGTGAACACAGGCTTCCTCATGTCATCCTACA AGGTGGAGGCCAAGGGGGACACGGACAGACTGACACCCGAGGCACTGAAGGGTCTGGTGAATAAGCCAGAACTGCTTGCGCTGACGGGGAGCCTCACCCCTGACCAGACAGTGGCCTTCTGGATGCCTGAGTCGGAGATGGAGGCACTGGAGTTCGAGCTGGGGGCCGGGGTGCGGCTGAAAACACGAGGCGACGGCCCCTTCCTGG ATTCATTAGCCAAACTTGAGGCTGGAGCAGTGACCAAGTGTAATTTTGCTGGTGATGGAAAGATGGGGTCATCCTGGACAGACAACATCCTGGCCCAGAAGTCTTGCGAAGGGGCGGACGTGAAGACCCGAGAGCAGGGAGACGGGGCAGAGGACGAGGAGTGG GATGACTGA